The Enterobacter asburiae sequence AATTGAAGCTGAGCGTAAACGTGCTCGTGAAGAACTGCGTAAGCAGGTTGCGATTCTGGCTGTTGCTGGCGCCGAGAAGATCATCGAACGTTCCGTGGATGAAGCTGCTAACAGCGACATCGTGGACAAACTTGTCGCTGAACTGTAAGGAGGGAGGGGCTGATGTCTGAATTTGTTACGGTAGCTCGCCCCTACGCCAAAGCAGCTTTTGACTTTGCTGTCGAACACCAAAATGTCGATCGCTGGCAGAATATGCTGGCGTTTGCCGCTGAGGTGACGAAAAACGAACAAATGGCCGAGTTGCTTTCCGGTGCGTTAGCACCTGAAACCCTCGCCGCGTCGTTTATCGCCGTGTGCGGAGAGCAACTGGATGCCAACGGCCAGAACCTGATTAAGGTGATGGCAGAAAATGGTCGTCTCCGTGTGCTCCCGGATGTTCTCGAGCAGTTTGAGCACTTACGTGCCCTTAGTGAAGCTACTGCAGAAGTCGAAGTGACTTCCGCGACTGAACTGAGTGACGAACAGCTTGCGAAAATTACCGCCGCGATGGAAAAACGTCTGTCACGCAAAGTTAAGCTGAATTGCAAAATCGATAAGTCTGTAATGGCAGGCGTAATCATCCGCT is a genomic window containing:
- the atpH gene encoding F0F1 ATP synthase subunit delta; this encodes MSEFVTVARPYAKAAFDFAVEHQNVDRWQNMLAFAAEVTKNEQMAELLSGALAPETLAASFIAVCGEQLDANGQNLIKVMAENGRLRVLPDVLEQFEHLRALSEATAEVEVTSATELSDEQLAKITAAMEKRLSRKVKLNCKIDKSVMAGVIIRSGDMVIDGSVRGRLERLADVLQS